Proteins found in one Muntiacus reevesi chromosome 2, mMunRee1.1, whole genome shotgun sequence genomic segment:
- the ROGDI gene encoding protein rogdi homolog encodes MATVMAATAAERAVLEEEFRWLLHDEVHAVLRQLQDILKEASLRFTLPGSGTEGPTKQENFVLGSCGTDQVKGVLTLQGDALSQADVNLKMPRNNQLLHFAFREDKQWKLQQIQDARNHVSQAIYLLANRDESYQFRTGAEVLKLMDAVMLQLTRARNRLTTPATLTLPEIAASGLTRMFAPTLPSDLLVNVYINLNKLCLTVYQLHALQPNSTKNFRPAGGAVLHSPGAMFEWGTQRLEVSHVHKVESVIPWLNDALVFFTVSLQLCQQLKDKISVFSSYWSCRPF; translated from the exons ATGGCGACCGTGATGGCAGCGACGGCGGCGGAGCGGGCGGTGCTG GAGGAGGAGTTTCGCTGGCTGTTACACGACGAGGTGCACGCCGTGCTGAGGCAACTGCAGGACATCCTCAAG GAAGCCTCGCTCCGCTTCACTCTGCCAGGCTCAGGCACCGAGGGGCCCACGAAGCAGGAGAACTTCGTCTTGGGCAGCTGTGG CACAGACCAGGTGAAGGGCGTGCTGACGCTGCAGGGAGACGCACTGAGCCAGGCG GATGTGAACCTGAAGATGCCCAGGAACAACCAGCTGCTGCACTTTGCCTTCCGGGAGGACAAGCAGTGGAAACTGCAGCAG ATCCAAGATGCCAGGAACCACGTGAGCCAAGCTATTTACCTCCTCGCCAACCGCGATGAGAGCTACCAGTTCAGGACGGGAGCAGAGGTCCTCAAG CTGATGGATGCCGTGATGCTGCAGCTGACCAGAGCCCGCAACCGGCTCACCACTCCCGCCACCCTCACTCTACCTGAGATTGCTGCCAGCGGCCTCACG CGGATGTTCGCCCCCACCCTGCCTTCTGACCTCCTGGTCAACGTCTACATCAACCTCAACAAGCTCTGCCTCACCGTGTACCAGCTGCATGCCCTGCAGCCCAATTCCACCAAG AACTTCCGCCCAGCAGGAGGCGCCGTACTGCACAGCCCCGGGGCCATGTT CGAGTGGGGCACGCAGCGCCTGGAGGTGAGCCACGTGCACAAGGTGGAGTCCGTGATCCCCTGGCTCAACGACGCCCTGGTCTTCTTCACCGTCTCCCTGCAGCTCTGCCAGCAGCTCAAGGATAAG atcTCTGTGTTCTCCAGCTACTGGAGCTGCAGGCCTTTCTGA